The genome window AATATATTAAAATACTATGAATCCATTAATTGAAGAATTGACTTGGAGAGGACTGGTTCACAATATTATGCCAGGGACAGAAGAACAACTAAATAAAGAAATGACTTCTGGTTATGTAGGTTTCGATCCTACAGCAGATTCTCTTCACGTGGGAAGTTTGGTTCCTATTTTCTTATTGGTTCATTTGCAACGTCACGGTCATCGTCCAATCGCATTGGTGGGTGGTGCAACTGGTTTTATCGGTGATCCTACTGGTAAAGCAGCAGAGAGAAGTTTATTAGACGAAGAAACATTGAATAAATATGTTGCTGGAATTAAAGCACAATTGTCTCGTTTCTTAGATTTTGATACAAATAATGGAAATTCAGCTTTATTGGTGAATAACTATGATTGGATGAAAGATTTTTCATTCATCGATTTTGCGCGTAATGTAGGAAAACACATTACTGTAAATTATATGATGGCGAAAGATTCTGTAAAATCAAGACTTTCTTCTGAATCGAATGTCGGAATGTCTTTCACAGAATTTACATATCAATTGATTCAAGGATACGATTATTTACATTTGTACAAAGAATTAGGTGCAAAATTGCAAATGGGAGGTTCTGATCAATGGGGAAATATTACAACAGGAACAGAATTAATTCGTCGTACAGTACAAGGTGAAGCGTTTGCTTTTACTTGTCCATTAACAACTAAAGCTGACGGAACTAAATTTGGAAAATCAGAAGGTGGAGAAAATATTTGGCTAGATAAAAACCGTACTTCTCCTTATAAATTCTACCAATTTTGGTTAAATCAAGCGGATGCGGATGCAGAACGTTACATCAAAATTTATACATTCTTAGAAAAAGAAGCAATTGATGATTTTATCGAGCGTCATCGTCAAGAGCCACATTTACGCGAATTACAACGTAAATTAGCAACTGAAATTACGATTTTAGTTCATGGTGTTGAAGAATTACGAAAAGCAGAAAAAGCATCTCAAGTTTTATTCGGAAAATCAACTTCAGAAGATTTGAAAGAATTAGATGGAGATACTTTCTTATCAGTTTTCGAAGGTGTACCTCAAGCAACAATTGCAAAAGCTGATATCGAAGCTGGTTTAGATATTGTAACTGCTTTAGCTGAAAAATCTGGTTTCTTAAAATCAAATTCAGAAGCGCGTCGCGAATTAAAAGCAAACGCAATTTCTGTTAACAAAGAAAAAGTAGCGGAAGAATTTGTATTAACAACAGAAAATTTGATCGCAGATAAATACGTTTTATTACAAAAAGGTAAAAAGAATTATTTCATCTTAATTGTTGAATAAAGAAATTCATTAAAATAAAAAATCTCTTCAATATTATTGAAGAGATTTTTTTATTTATAATTTTAATATTTATCGAAGTATAATCACATTTTGACCAACTTTGTATCCATTTTGGTAAATATCGATTTTATATTCACCTTTTGGAAAATCATAATCAACCCAGTCAAAATTAACTCTTGAACCAGACATATTATTGTAATTAACTTTTACACGATCAGAATATTCTACAGAAGATCCAGAACGTAAAGTTGTTTCACCAGCATCAGCACCTTTAAATTTTCCTATCTCGCCGCTTGGTTTATAAATAGATACATACAATTCTTTGGTTTCTGAAGTCGCATTCAAGTTTTTATCCAAATCAAAAGATACTCTAACCTTATCAATTCTTCTTGCTCGCGTTGTTTCCACTTCTTTTCCGCTTGATTTTACTCTCAAACCTTTAATCGTATAATTTGAAATCGATAAAGTAGAATTTGTTTCTTTGATTAAATTCTGATGATTTTCTTTTTCAGTACTCAAATTTGATTCAACAGTTTTTTTCTGCTCATTCAAATGAGAATTTTCCGAAGTTAACTCTGTATTCTTGCTTGTCAGCTTTTTATTTTCGTCTTTCAAGCGAACAATTTCTTCTTTATAAACTTTAATATCTGCTTGTAAAGAGGTTATCAAACGTTTAGCACGTTGCAATTCTCCACTTGTAATTCCTTCTTTATTTAAGATTGATTGAATCTCTTTTTGTTTCTCCAAAATCAATCGATCTTGATAACTTAAAGAAGAATCTTTTTTTACAACACGAGTTTTAGCATCATCAAAATCTGATCTAATTATACGTAATTCTTGTTTCAGAATTTCTCTAGATCGTTCCAAATCATTGATATCACTTTGCATTTCTATCGAAGATTTTGCATTTGCTTCTTTAGAATATACAATATACCCAATAGCTAATAACAAGGATACTGCTAAAACAGCAATAATAATATTCTTTACGAATTCATTTTTATGTTTAGGGTTTGTAGAGGGCTCGAGATCTTTGTATTCAGTCATTTTAATTATTTCGAGGAAAAATTATTAAATCAAAAATTAAACCAATTTTATAATAATCAATAACTAATGTTAAATTTAACATTTATAAATTGTAATAAAACTTAATAAATAAAGACTTTTTAATCGTTTGTCTCTTTTTTAATATCTTCAGAAGCTTCGTCTAATTTATTTTCGGCTTTTGTTTTTAACTCATCAGCTTTTTCTTCCAATTCTGTTTTTTCTTCTTTAAAAGTTTCTTTCAAATCCGAAACTTTCTCTTTCACAAAAGCACTTGTTTCTTTCATTTGCTTTTCCGCAATATCTTTTACATCGTTATAATCTTGCTTCGATCTTTCTTTAAAATCTTTAGCGGCTTCTTTCGATTGTTCTTTCAAATCACCCGAAGCATCTTTTATATTATTGATTGTTTTACGCGCAAAATCCGATGCGTCATCTGCAATCAATGTTCCTGCTTTTTTTACAGTTGCCGAAACATCGTCAAATTTATCTCCCGCAACATCAATCGCAGTTTCAGTTTTTCCTAAAATTCTTTTCAAAAAAGTTCTAAGTCCCATAATAATTTATTTTGTTGATTATTTTCAGTTTAAATTTACAGCTTCATTCGCAATTTTAGAATGAATTAATTTAATTTTTTATTTAAAAATATGAATTTCAATTATTTTAAACGATATTATCTCGGAATTTTAATGTTCAGTTTACTGACTATTTTTAGTTGTAATCCGAAGAAAAATCAATCCGAAACACATCAAAATACTTCATCCGAAGAAATATCCTTCAAATATTCGACCAAAAATAAAAACTTTGTCAGCGCGCATCGCGGCGGAAGTAGAATACATGGTTTTCCCGAAAATTGTATCGAAACTTTTGAACATCTTTATCAAAAAGGAATACAAATTTTTGAGATTGATGTTGCTGAAACAAAGGATAATCAACTTATTTTAATGCACGATAATTCGTTGCAACGAACAAGCACAGGGCGACAAGATGTCAATCAAGTTGACTTAAAAACCATTAAGGAATACTTTTTGGTAGATGATTTTGGACAACAAACGTCATACAAAATTCCGACTTTTGCAGAAGCGTTAAATTGGGGAAAAAGTAAACCAATTTATTTTATGGTTGACATCAAAAAAGGTGTTGATTATCGTGATATTGTAAAGACAATAGAACAAGCAAACATGCAAAAACAGGTTGTTTTGGTGACGTATACAGTTGGTCAAGCGAAAAAGTTGCATCAACTTGCGCCAGATATGTTATTATCTGTTTCGATGCGAAACGAACGAGAATTTAATGAAATGATGAACAGCGGAATTCCGACTGACAAAATGGTTGCATTTACGGGAACTCGACGCAATGATAAATCATTTTTAAATAAAATTCATGACAAAGATATTTTGGTCATTTTTGGAACTTTAGGAAACTTAGATAAAAGTGCTTCGGCGAAAAATGGACAACTTTACCGCGATTTAGAAAAAGATGGTGTCGACATTTTTGCAACGGACAGAGCAATGGATGTACATCAAACGATTAATAAAAATTAAATGGAAACAATATCACTTAAGGATTCAAATTATTTCTCAAAATTGATGTTAAATTATATCAATCAAGACGAGAATTTGAAAGACTTCTACAACCTATTTCCAACCAAAGAAAACTATATAAAACAAGCGAAAAATAAGCTTGAACATTATAAAAATAGAGAAATTCTTGTTGATCAAGTTTCGAAACAATTAAGTCATTTAGATTTATCGAAAAAGCAACAAAATAATCTAGAAAAATTAAGAGAAAAGAATACAGTAACAATTACGACTGGACATCAATTAAATTTATTTACAGGTCCAATCTTCTTTTTTTATAAGATTTTGCAAGTCATCAAAGCATGCGAGGAATTGAATAATGAACAAAGTGAAATCAATTTTGTTCCTATGTTTTGGATGGCGACAGAAGATCACGATTTCGAAGAAATTAATCATTTCAAATTTGGAGATCGAATTATTCATTGGGAAAAAGAGTTTGGCGGACCAGTTGGACGTTTATCAACAGATGGTTTACAAAAAGTTTTTGATTCATTTTTGTCATTAATTCCAAATGGAAAAAAGAAAACTGAATTACAAAATCTAATTGAAGATTCTTATTTATCGAATGATAATTTGACTGATGCTACAAGAAAATTGGTTCATTTATTATTCAAAGATCTTGGATTGTTGATGATTGATGGAGATGATAAAGAATTAAAAAAACTAATGATTCCAACTTTTGAGGAAGAATTAATTCAGTCAACATCATTCAAAAAAGTAATTCCTCAAAATGAGAAATTAGAACAATTGGGTTATTCTATTCAAGTAAATCCTCGTGAGATAAACTTGTTTTATATCAATCAAAATAATTCGCGCGAACGTATTGTTGAACAAAATGGAACGTATTTTGTCAATAACACTTCAATCAAATTTTCGAAAGAAGAAATTATTACCGATTTGCATCAAAATCCAGATAAATTTAGTCCAAATGTGATTTTGAGACCGTTGTACCAAGAAAAAATTTTACCAAATGTTGCCTATGTTGGCGGCGGTGGCGAAATGGCTTATTGGTTGCAATTGAAAGAAATGTTCGATCAATTTGAAGTTGATTTTCCACTTTTAGTTTTGAGAAATTCATTGCTAATCCGAACTGAAAAACAATACGAAAAGCAACAAAAATTAGATTTATCAAACGAAGATTTATTTTCGAATAGTTTAGCCATCACAAAAAAACGTTCGATAAATTCGTCAGAAATTGCTCCAAAACTTCCTGAATTGGAAGAAGAATTAAAAAGTATTTTTGAACGTTTGGAACATTTGAGTTCGTTAACAGAATCTTCTTTTGCAGATATGATACAAGCGCAGCGTACAAAACAGTTGAAAGGTTTTGAGAAAATAAAACAACGTTTGGTGCATGCAGAAGTGAAAAAAAATGAGGATTTATTGAAGAGAATCGAGCAATTACTGAATGATCTTTCTCAACAAAATGGTTTGCAAGAACGTGTGAAAAATTTTGCTAATTTTGATTATATTAACACTCAGTATTTCATTGATTTTATTGAAGATAGTCTTCGACCTTTTGATTTTGAGTTCATCATAAATACATTGAAAGAGGAACTCTAAACAAAACATAATTTGTATATTTGACCACGAAAATTCATCTAAATGAAAAAAATATTAGCTTTATTGTTATTTGTTGGTGCATCAGCACTTTATGCTCAACAAAAAACGCATACAGTTCAAGCAAAAGAAACCGTTTACGGAATTTCGAAACAATATGGTGTTTCGCAAGAAGAATTGTATAAAGCCAATCCTAAAATTGAAAAAAATGGGATTCATCCAGGTGATTTGATTGTGATTCCTGGTAAAGGAACTCCGACAACCAAACCAACTGAAACCAATACACAAACAACTACGTCAAACGTAAAAACTTCAGACGATAATTATCAATATATTACAATTGAGCCGAAAGAAACGGTTTACAATTTGACAAAAAAATATAAAATTTCGGAAGAAACATTGAACTCATTAAACCCTCAAATCAAAGAAAGAGGTTTAGAAGTTGGTGACGTAATCAAGCTTCCAAAAGATGTGACAAATAAAGTTTTTTCTGTTCCAAAAGGAACACATTTAATCAAAAAAGGAGAAACTTTATACACTTTAGCAAAACAATATAATGTAAGTGTTGACGATTTATATGCAGAAAATCCAGCTTTACAAACAGGTGTAAAAGAAGGAATGGTAATTACAATTCCTAAAAAATCTGGTTCTGTTGTGATTGAAGAAAACACAATCAATTATGTTGTTCAGAATGGAGATTCGGCTTACGGAATTTTAGAAAAATACAACACAAATTTAGATGAATTATTGCGCTTAAATCCTGATTTGATCAATGGTTTAAAAGCTGGAATGACACTTAAAATTCCTTTGCAAAAAAATGCTAAAATCATAAAATACGGAACTGCAGGAAAGCTGAAACGTGCGAACGATAACGAAATTAATGTTGCGATTATGCTACCTTTTGATGTTGCAAATAATCCGCAATTGAAAAATTCGCAAGCGATGCAATTTTTTACTGGAGCTAAATTAGCGTTGACTCGTTTGGCTAAAAAAGGTAAAAATGTAAATGTAAAAGTGATCGACACGAAAAGTGGAAACTTACAAGATATTCTATCAACAACAGATTTCAGTAAAACAGATGCAGTTATTGGTCCATTGAACACGTCTGACGTTACGGAAGTTGCGAATTTCTTTAGCAATTCTGGTATTGCTGTGATTTCGCCTTATGCAAATGACGATTCGTTAAATTCCTTCAATGATTTATTGATTTCTAATCCAAAAGATGAAGTAATTGCAGATCAAATTATCGAAGAAATAGGGAAAAACTTTGCTGGAGAACAAGTTTATTTGTTAACAAATCGTGATGATCAAGAGTTAGCAAATTACACGAAAAAGCAATTAGAAAAACAGTTGAAAGCAAATGTTGTCATTGTAGATAGCGCTGCAAAAATTGTTCAACCACATGATAAAGTTAACGGCGAAGATTATTACACACCAATTATCACGGTTTTAGTTGGTGATGATGATAATTTGGGAAAACAATATTTAGAGAAATTGAAAACATTTAACAAAGATAATATCAAAGCTTACGGAATAAAATCGGTTTCGGTTTATGATGTTTATAATGCAGATAATGCAAAAAATATCGATGCATTCCGCGAATTTGGTTTTGTGTTTAGTACTGCGCGATTAATCAATACAAGAGATACGGAAGTGCAAAGTGTAATCAAAGATTTCAAGGAAGTTTATTGTGAATTTCCGACGCGTTACGAGCAATTAGGTTACGATGTAACGTACGATATTGTGGACAGAATGAATAATAAAGGTGATGTTACCAACAATATTACAACAGAAAACACACGTTTGGCATCGAAGTTTGCATACAAAAAAATAAGCGGAAGCAAAGCTTATACGAATGATGCGAGCCGAATTGTTCGTTTACCTAAAAAATAATTTTATCAAAAAATTATATACCAAAAAGCGATGCTAAAATTTAGCATCGCTTTTTTCTTTTTATCAACATTTAGAATTAAAACCTTGTATTGAACGGATTTTTTCTAAATTTGACTATGCACAAACTTAAAGACAATTTACTCGTAAAAGTTATTCTTGCCATTGTACTCGGAATTTCACTCGGCGGAATAATACCAGAAGCTATTGGTCGTATTTTTATGACTTTCAATGATTTTTTTAGCGAATTACTTAACTTTTTGATTCCATTAATCATTGTTGGATTAATTGTTCCATCAATTGGAAGATTAGGACAAACAGCCGGAAAATTATTATTAGCAACCGTTTTAATTGCTTACGGATCAACCATTTTTTCAGGATTATTAGGTTACTCAGCGAGTATGTCTATCTTTCCACAATTATTAGAACATCAAACTGGTCAAATTAATTTAGCCGAAAAAGCAAAAGAATTTACACCATACTTTTCGATAGAATTTCCTCCGTTATTTGATGTAATGCCAGCTTTGGTATTTTCATTTCTTTTCGGAATTGGATTATCACGATTGAAAGATTCGACTTTTGGGAAATTTGCAGATGATTTTGAAGAAATTATTACGTATTTAATTCAAAATTTAATCATTCCATTATTACCAATTTTCATTTTCGGAATCTTCTTGAACATGTCATATTCAGGACAAGTGGTAACAATTATGAATGTATTTTTGAAAATAATTGGTGTAATTTTCGTGCTACATGTTTTCTTATTAGTGCTTCAATTTACAATTGCAGGAATTATTGCGAAAAAGAATCCATTTAGCATGATGAAATTGATGTTACCAGCCTATTTCACAGCATTAGGAACACAATCTTCAGCGGCTACAATTCCTGTAACAATTGCGCAAGTAAAGAAAATTGGAGTTCGAGATGAAATTGCCAATTTCGCTGTGCCGTTGTGTGCAACAATTCATTTATCTGGTTCGATGTTAAAAATCGTTTGTTGTTGTTTAGCATTGATGTTAATACAAGGTATGGAAATTGATTTTGTTCAATTTTTAGGATTTATGATGATGCTTGGAATTGCGATGGTTGCAGCACCTGGAGTTCCTGGTGGAGCGATTATGGCAGCGATTGGTATTATTGCTTCGATGTTAGGATTTAATGCAGAAAATCAAGCGTTGATGATTGCACTTTATATCGCAATGGATAGTTTCGGGACAGCAGGAAATGTGACTGGAGATGGTGCTATTGCTGTAACATTGAATAAATTATTCAAGAAATAAGTTCAATAAAAAATAACCCAATAAAAAAGAGTTCCAAAAAATATTGGAACTCTTTTTAGTTTTAAGAATATTTAAATAAATGAAGAATGTTCTTTATTTATTAGAAACCAACTCCTCCTGATTGCTCAGATTTGTTTTGTTGAGCTTCTGCACGATTTCGTACTTTTCCACCGAAATTATACGTAAATCCGATGTTCATTGTATGTGCTTCCCAACGGAATTTTCCTGTTGCTCTATCTGGATTATACATTTCTAAACGTCCATAAAATGTTCTAAAAATATCACTTACACGTGCACTCAAACTTGCTTTTCCACCCATAAATGTGTAACGCGCTCCTAAATCCATACGCCACATATCGCGCATTTCTCCTTGGATAAATTTGTATTTACCTTGATACATAAAGAAATGTTGTAAACTGATAGCTTTCGAAACTTTGAATGTATTGTTCATGCGAGCTGTTAAACGATTTGCATCAATTTCGACAAAGTAAGGAACTTTAACTCCATTTTCTTCTTTCTCTTGTTGAACAACCATTGTATTATGCGTATAATCTCCACTGATATTAGATGACCACCATTTTGTTGGCACAAGGTTAAATGCTAATTCAAAACCATATGCATCTACTTTATCGTAGTTTAGGTAATTCTGAATATATGCTCCATAAACTTCTTCATTTCGTAAAACATTTCTGAAGATATTATCTTTGACATGTCTGTAAAACACATTCGCAGAAATAGAATTTTTACCAATTCGTTGTAAATACCCTACTTCGAAATTATCTGTATATTCTGGCTTTAAATAAGGATTTCCGATACTTGACATCATTGGTGTAGACCATTCTGGTACTGGAGATAATTGCCCAATTCCTGGACGGTCAATACGGCGGCTATAATTTAATGACACTTGACCTTTTTCGGTAACATCATATGTTAAAAAAGCTGATGGAAAGAAATCTAATTTATCTTGTTCTATTTTTCCTTCTTCATTTACATTAACAACGAAATCACCTTTATCTTTAAACTGTTCTGCACGTAAACCTAATTGCATTCCAAACTTCCCGAATTTCTGACCATAATTTACATATGCAGAAAAGAAATCTCTTGTGAAGTTGAAGTCTGTACTTGGATTGTATATTTCACCTTTTACAATTATTCTTCGGTCAGTTAATAAAATATTATCATTATCTTCTCTTCTAAATTGTAATCCAGCCTCTATTTTTCCACCATCTTTGATTTGGTTTGTATAATCTAAATTAACACGAATGTTATTTGTTCTGTCATCACGATCTTCATAATACTTTACTTCTTCTGGATAAAAATTATGCATGTTTCGTAAATCTACACTTTTAGCTCTCGAGTAAAATGCGTCTAAAACAATGTTGTGATCTACTTTGTCAAAATCACGTTTGAAATTCAAACTATAATCTTGACTTCTCCAATCTCCATCAAAATTTGAATTATTAGGATAAAACTCTTGCGTTTTGGTATTCACCATATCCGATCCAATCAGTCCTGTTCCTTTTCCAAACCATTGATTTGTATAAACCGTTA of Empedobacter falsenii contains these proteins:
- the tyrS gene encoding tyrosine--tRNA ligase; the protein is MNPLIEELTWRGLVHNIMPGTEEQLNKEMTSGYVGFDPTADSLHVGSLVPIFLLVHLQRHGHRPIALVGGATGFIGDPTGKAAERSLLDEETLNKYVAGIKAQLSRFLDFDTNNGNSALLVNNYDWMKDFSFIDFARNVGKHITVNYMMAKDSVKSRLSSESNVGMSFTEFTYQLIQGYDYLHLYKELGAKLQMGGSDQWGNITTGTELIRRTVQGEAFAFTCPLTTKADGTKFGKSEGGENIWLDKNRTSPYKFYQFWLNQADADAERYIKIYTFLEKEAIDDFIERHRQEPHLRELQRKLATEITILVHGVEELRKAEKASQVLFGKSTSEDLKELDGDTFLSVFEGVPQATIAKADIEAGLDIVTALAEKSGFLKSNSEARRELKANAISVNKEKVAEEFVLTTENLIADKYVLLQKGKKNYFILIVE
- a CDS encoding glycerophosphodiester phosphodiesterase family protein, with the protein product MNFNYFKRYYLGILMFSLLTIFSCNPKKNQSETHQNTSSEEISFKYSTKNKNFVSAHRGGSRIHGFPENCIETFEHLYQKGIQIFEIDVAETKDNQLILMHDNSLQRTSTGRQDVNQVDLKTIKEYFLVDDFGQQTSYKIPTFAEALNWGKSKPIYFMVDIKKGVDYRDIVKTIEQANMQKQVVLVTYTVGQAKKLHQLAPDMLLSVSMRNEREFNEMMNSGIPTDKMVAFTGTRRNDKSFLNKIHDKDILVIFGTLGNLDKSASAKNGQLYRDLEKDGVDIFATDRAMDVHQTINKN
- the bshC gene encoding bacillithiol biosynthesis cysteine-adding enzyme BshC, whose amino-acid sequence is METISLKDSNYFSKLMLNYINQDENLKDFYNLFPTKENYIKQAKNKLEHYKNREILVDQVSKQLSHLDLSKKQQNNLEKLREKNTVTITTGHQLNLFTGPIFFFYKILQVIKACEELNNEQSEINFVPMFWMATEDHDFEEINHFKFGDRIIHWEKEFGGPVGRLSTDGLQKVFDSFLSLIPNGKKKTELQNLIEDSYLSNDNLTDATRKLVHLLFKDLGLLMIDGDDKELKKLMIPTFEEELIQSTSFKKVIPQNEKLEQLGYSIQVNPREINLFYINQNNSRERIVEQNGTYFVNNTSIKFSKEEIITDLHQNPDKFSPNVILRPLYQEKILPNVAYVGGGGEMAYWLQLKEMFDQFEVDFPLLVLRNSLLIRTEKQYEKQQKLDLSNEDLFSNSLAITKKRSINSSEIAPKLPELEEELKSIFERLEHLSSLTESSFADMIQAQRTKQLKGFEKIKQRLVHAEVKKNEDLLKRIEQLLNDLSQQNGLQERVKNFANFDYINTQYFIDFIEDSLRPFDFEFIINTLKEEL
- a CDS encoding LysM peptidoglycan-binding domain-containing protein encodes the protein MKKILALLLFVGASALYAQQKTHTVQAKETVYGISKQYGVSQEELYKANPKIEKNGIHPGDLIVIPGKGTPTTKPTETNTQTTTSNVKTSDDNYQYITIEPKETVYNLTKKYKISEETLNSLNPQIKERGLEVGDVIKLPKDVTNKVFSVPKGTHLIKKGETLYTLAKQYNVSVDDLYAENPALQTGVKEGMVITIPKKSGSVVIEENTINYVVQNGDSAYGILEKYNTNLDELLRLNPDLINGLKAGMTLKIPLQKNAKIIKYGTAGKLKRANDNEINVAIMLPFDVANNPQLKNSQAMQFFTGAKLALTRLAKKGKNVNVKVIDTKSGNLQDILSTTDFSKTDAVIGPLNTSDVTEVANFFSNSGIAVISPYANDDSLNSFNDLLISNPKDEVIADQIIEEIGKNFAGEQVYLLTNRDDQELANYTKKQLEKQLKANVVIVDSAAKIVQPHDKVNGEDYYTPIITVLVGDDDNLGKQYLEKLKTFNKDNIKAYGIKSVSVYDVYNADNAKNIDAFREFGFVFSTARLINTRDTEVQSVIKDFKEVYCEFPTRYEQLGYDVTYDIVDRMNNKGDVTNNITTENTRLASKFAYKKISGSKAYTNDASRIVRLPKK
- a CDS encoding dicarboxylate/amino acid:cation symporter, which translates into the protein MHKLKDNLLVKVILAIVLGISLGGIIPEAIGRIFMTFNDFFSELLNFLIPLIIVGLIVPSIGRLGQTAGKLLLATVLIAYGSTIFSGLLGYSASMSIFPQLLEHQTGQINLAEKAKEFTPYFSIEFPPLFDVMPALVFSFLFGIGLSRLKDSTFGKFADDFEEIITYLIQNLIIPLLPIFIFGIFLNMSYSGQVVTIMNVFLKIIGVIFVLHVFLLVLQFTIAGIIAKKNPFSMMKLMLPAYFTALGTQSSAATIPVTIAQVKKIGVRDEIANFAVPLCATIHLSGSMLKIVCCCLALMLIQGMEIDFVQFLGFMMMLGIAMVAAPGVPGGAIMAAIGIIASMLGFNAENQALMIALYIAMDSFGTAGNVTGDGAIAVTLNKLFKK
- a CDS encoding TonB-dependent receptor, translated to MRLNKFTLAILFSVCSIYGFSQEQHPVKGKIENAKNEAVGMAAIQIYKADSKELFDEVYANADGTFEIPDLEDGNYRLVITEFGYQQSVTTAEVKGGELNLGNIILQAAKTETVELKGAFVRAEVSQYRNEIDKRVVEVGNDLISSGADAAAVLNNIPSVNVDQQTGELSLRGNENVKIYIDGKPSSLSASQVLKQIPSNQIQRVEIITNPSAKYEADGKSGIINIVMVKGKKKGYNVALSTGYEQGKKSRFNNSLTANVNTGSFNFFGNYSYNKRPSEFHGSLNNFDTNFKSAIDILNNDESQAGKIGFDWFINDKTALTVYTNQWFGKGTGLIGSDMVNTKTQEFYPNNSNFDGDWRSQDYSLNFKRDFDKVDHNIVLDAFYSRAKSVDLRNMHNFYPEEVKYYEDRDDRTNNIRVNLDYTNQIKDGGKIEAGLQFRREDNDNILLTDRRIIVKGEIYNPSTDFNFTRDFFSAYVNYGQKFGKFGMQLGLRAEQFKDKGDFVVNVNEEGKIEQDKLDFFPSAFLTYDVTEKGQVSLNYSRRIDRPGIGQLSPVPEWSTPMMSSIGNPYLKPEYTDNFEVGYLQRIGKNSISANVFYRHVKDNIFRNVLRNEEVYGAYIQNYLNYDKVDAYGFELAFNLVPTKWWSSNISGDYTHNTMVVQQEKEENGVKVPYFVEIDANRLTARMNNTFKVSKAISLQHFFMYQGKYKFIQGEMRDMWRMDLGARYTFMGGKASLSARVSDIFRTFYGRLEMYNPDRATGKFRWEAHTMNIGFTYNFGGKVRNRAEAQQNKSEQSGGVGF